Proteins from a single region of Desulfolutivibrio sulfoxidireducens:
- a CDS encoding MarR family winged helix-turn-helix transcriptional regulator translates to METKDDLILATVRQLRRVAAKFARIEELPIQVADGVEVTTREAHTIEAVGNGKQMSVTDVANAFGITKSAASQMVSRLCDKGFLDKKQAPHSNKEFQLTLTPLGQKAFDAHERFHGEDREALMERLRGFSLSQIATISVLLEGVGEVMDKRLSR, encoded by the coding sequence ATGGAAACAAAGGACGATCTCATCCTGGCCACGGTACGGCAACTGCGGCGCGTGGCCGCCAAGTTCGCCCGCATTGAGGAACTGCCCATCCAGGTCGCGGACGGCGTCGAGGTCACGACCCGGGAGGCCCATACCATCGAGGCTGTGGGCAATGGCAAACAGATGAGCGTCACCGATGTGGCCAATGCCTTCGGCATCACCAAAAGCGCGGCGTCCCAGATGGTGTCCAGGCTTTGCGACAAGGGATTTCTCGATAAAAAACAGGCCCCGCACAGCAACAAGGAATTCCAATTGACGCTGACGCCGCTTGGACAAAAGGCATTTGATGCCCATGAACGATTCCATGGGGAGGATCGGGAGGCCCTGATGGAGCGTTTGCGCGGTTTTTCCCTGTCCCAGATCGCCACGATTTCCGTGTTGCTTGAGGGCGTTGGGGAAGTGATGGACAAGCGTCTCTCCCGCTAG
- a CDS encoding FAD/NAD(P)-binding protein gives MNNPYLPYPVRIADVRVETEDKNLRSYWLTFENKDAAAAFRYQPGQFAELSIAGFGEIPIGIASSPTEGQDLLFTVNKAGVVTTKLHAMQPGDVMGVRGPLGKCYPLAASEGKNIVIIAGGFAVTTLRATMVWLLHPDNRPKYGDITFIYGARAPGMLLYKDEMRAWQGRDDVRCHITVDREAEGWDGLVGFVPAVTERVAPSPDNAVALVCGPPVMIKYTQPVLDKLGWRAEQIILSLENRMKCGIGICGRCNVGPYMVCKDGPVFTKAELDVLPKEY, from the coding sequence ATGAACAATCCCTATCTGCCGTATCCGGTGCGCATTGCCGACGTGCGCGTGGAGACCGAGGACAAGAACCTGCGTTCCTACTGGCTCACGTTCGAAAACAAGGACGCCGCCGCCGCGTTTCGTTACCAGCCAGGCCAGTTCGCCGAATTGTCCATCGCGGGTTTCGGCGAGATCCCCATCGGCATCGCCTCAAGCCCCACCGAGGGCCAGGATCTGCTCTTCACGGTGAACAAGGCCGGCGTGGTGACCACCAAACTCCACGCCATGCAGCCGGGCGACGTCATGGGCGTGCGCGGCCCCCTGGGCAAGTGCTATCCCCTGGCCGCGTCCGAGGGCAAAAACATCGTGATCATCGCCGGCGGCTTTGCCGTGACCACGTTGCGGGCCACCATGGTCTGGCTGCTTCATCCGGACAACCGTCCGAAGTACGGCGACATCACCTTCATCTACGGGGCGCGGGCCCCGGGCATGCTCCTGTACAAGGACGAGATGAGGGCCTGGCAGGGGCGCGACGACGTGCGCTGCCACATCACCGTGGACCGGGAGGCGGAGGGTTGGGACGGCCTGGTGGGCTTCGTGCCGGCGGTGACGGAAAGGGTGGCCCCAAGCCCGGACAACGCCGTGGCCCTGGTCTGCGGCCCGCCGGTCATGATCAAGTACACCCAGCCGGTGCTGGACAAGCTGGGCTGGCGGGCGGAACAGATCATCCTGTCCCTGGAAAACCGCATGAAGTGCGGCATCGGCATCTGCGGACGCTGCAACGTCGGTCCGTACATGGTTTGCAAGGACGGCCCTGTCTTCACCAAGGCGGAACTGGACGTCCTGCCGAAGGAATATTGA